A portion of the Lolium rigidum isolate FL_2022 chromosome 1, APGP_CSIRO_Lrig_0.1, whole genome shotgun sequence genome contains these proteins:
- the LOC124654519 gene encoding polyphenol oxidase II, chloroplastic-like: MAKLQGRRLSCRAAATAGSGGDDSVVRRNIDRRDVLFGLTGFAAVTTTNLGLALAADADAGAAAEPLCATVPITAEVLKCNAEGGFHCPAEYDATKVVDFSSLPLPSGPPRVRRPAHKLDDEYIKKFEEAVRRMKELDDEDPRSFKNQSGIHEAYCDAHYRVVSAASPEVNFDVHYSSIFAPWHRMYIYFFERILGDLIGDPTFGLPYWNWDSPEGMVMPSIFANESSPLYDELRTPEHVRAFMDLNLGPAKQPNLPEPECTDDILCLIDNNLYSMYRQMTVDTPEEFHGGKFCTAGKKYTGSLENGAHTAAHIWVGQDMGNLRTAARDPVFYSNHSNVDRMWHLRSTKLGMPDLPYQEWLDTSFVFYDETKRPVRIRVQDVLDTSKLGYRFEEKKKLEWMQKRPKPSSEIKRPFIAQRSVTPASAFPVPLKKGQNEYVTVERPEKAQAGGGSTKKAPEVLVLDLTVDPCEYVKFDVLVNVPRGQEDKVGPKNSEYAGSFTHVPHGGGDGGRMMETQEVSYRLKLREIIEDLKCGRDKRLDFTIVPVAGQKTLVNSVRIDIL; this comes from the exons ATGGCCAAGCTGCAGGGCCGCCGCCTGTCGTGCAGAGCCGCGGCCACGGCCGGTAGTGGCGGCGACGATAGCGTGGTACGGCGCAACATCGACCGCCGGGACGTGCTTTTCGGCCTCACCGGGTTCGCCGCTGTCACTACCACCAACCTCGGCCTCGcgctcgccgccgacgccgatgCTGGCGCTGCCGCCGAGCCTCTGTGCGCCACCGTGCCGATCACAGCCGAGGTGCTGAAATGCAACGCGGAGGGGGGCTTCCACTGCCCCGCCGAGTACGACGCCACCAAGGTCGTCGACTTCAGCAGCCTGCCGCTGCCGAGCGGGCCGCCGCGCGTTCGCCGGCCGGCGCACAAGTTGGACGACGAGTACATCAAGAAGTTCGAGGAAGCTGTCCGGAGGATGAAGGAGCTGGACGACGAGGACCCGCGCAGCTTCAAGAACCAGTCGGGGATCCACGAGGCCTACTGCGACGCGCACTACAGGGTGGTGTCCGCGGCCAGCCCGGAGGTCAACTTCGACGTGCACTACTCCTCCATCTTCGCGCCGTGGCACCGCATGTACATCTACTTCTTCGAGCGCATCCTCGGCGACCTCATCGGCGACCCCACTTTCGGGCTGCCCTACTGGAACTGGGACTCCCCTGAAGGGATGGTAATGCCCTCCATATTCGCCAACGAGAGCTCGCCGCTCTACGACGAACTCCGCACGCCGGAACACGTCCGTGCCTTCATGGATCTCAACCTGGGGCCGGCGAAGCAGCCCAACCTTCCTGAACCTGAGTGCACCGACGACATTTTGTGCCTCATCGATAACAATCTCTACAGCATGTACCGTCAG ATGACCGTGGACACGCCGGAGGAATTCCACGGCGGCAAGTTCTGCACGGCGGGAAAGAAGTACACGGGGTCGCTGGAGAACGGAGCGCACACGGCGGCGCACATCTGGGTGGGGCAGGACATGGGTAACCTTCGGACGGCGGCGCGCGACCCGGTGTTCTACTCGAACCACTCCAACGTTGACCGCATGTGGCACCTTCGGAGCACCAAGCTGGGGATGCCCGACCTCCCCTACCAAGAGTGGCTGGACACGAGCTTCGTCTTCTACGATGAGACGAAGCGGCCGGTGCGCATCAGGGTCCAGGACGTGCTCGATACCAGCAAGCTCGGGTACAGGttcgaggagaagaagaagctggagTGGATGCAGAAGCGCCCCAAGCCGTCCTCCGAGATCAAACGCCCCTTCATCGCCCAGAGAAGCGTCACCCCGGCCAGCGCGTTCCCCGTACCTCTCAAGAAAGGGCAGAACGAGTATGTGACGGTGGAGAGGCCGGAGAAGGCccaggccggcggcggcagcaccAAGAAGGCACCGGAGGTGCTGGTGCTCGACCTCACGGTCGACCCTTGCGAGTACGTCAAGTTCGACGTGCTCGTCAACGTGCCCAGGGGCCAGGAGGACAAGGTTGGGCCGAAGAACAGCGAGTACGCGGGGAGCTTCACGCACGTTccgcacggcggcggcgacggcggccgcaTGATGGAGACGCAGGAGGTGTCGTACCGGCTCAAGCTGCGGGAGATCATCGAGGACCTCAAGTGCGGCCGGGATAAGAGGCTGGACTTCACGATTGTGCCAGTCGCGGGTCAGAAGACCCTCGTCAACAGCGTGCGCATCGACATCCTTTGA